A single region of the Gemmata palustris genome encodes:
- a CDS encoding HNH endonuclease signature motif containing protein has translation MNPQTGQIYARRRGGKAEVVRVTAVTAVADEWAEFQFLHGPERVLRAGSGRCKVKNFAAAGWEPTDERADYTHLDGATRYETFRVLDTKGDPILRCSAKRAAFYLRKGYARAIAPNVLQFLDPQTEDRLRELYLGGFTEFFMEVKNDRCVCCGATTDLTRHHVVPKRHKKNVPQPWRSCLSNVLFVCGACHRTYEDAPEPTVTASADWRVFVWAWRDHFRDVLKPRFLPNGWDIISVQNFAALEE, from the coding sequence ATGAACCCGCAAACCGGTCAAATCTACGCGAGACGGCGCGGCGGAAAGGCCGAGGTCGTTCGCGTCACGGCCGTCACGGCCGTCGCGGACGAGTGGGCGGAGTTCCAGTTTTTGCACGGCCCGGAACGGGTCCTTCGAGCCGGTTCGGGCCGCTGTAAGGTCAAGAACTTCGCCGCAGCGGGCTGGGAGCCGACCGACGAGCGCGCGGACTACACACACCTCGACGGCGCGACGCGCTACGAGACGTTCCGCGTGCTCGATACGAAGGGCGACCCGATTTTGAGGTGCAGCGCGAAACGGGCCGCGTTCTACTTGCGGAAGGGCTACGCCCGCGCGATCGCGCCGAACGTGTTGCAGTTCCTCGACCCGCAAACGGAGGACCGGCTCCGTGAACTGTACCTCGGCGGGTTCACCGAGTTCTTCATGGAGGTCAAGAACGACCGGTGCGTGTGTTGCGGGGCGACGACCGACCTCACGCGGCACCACGTCGTGCCGAAGCGCCACAAGAAGAACGTGCCGCAGCCGTGGCGCTCGTGCCTGTCGAACGTGCTGTTCGTGTGCGGCGCGTGCCACCGCACCTACGAGGACGCGCCCGAGCCGACGGTCACCGCGAGCGCCGACTGGCGCGTGTTCGTGTGGGCGTGGCGGGACCACTTCCGGGACGTGCTGAAACCGCGGTTCCTGCCCAATGGGTGGGACATCATCTCGGTGCAGAATTTCGCGGCCCTGGAAGAGTAG
- a CDS encoding cyclase family protein, which yields MLIDVSHTIESGMITYKGLPAPLVCDFLSREASRSVYAPGTEFHIGKIEMVSNTGTYLDAPFHRFADGADVSQLPLDRVAHIPGLVVRFDPTAGRAVTRKFFAGLDVRGKAVLVHTGWDAHWRTDQYFEGHPFLTGEAAAYLAEAGAALVGIDSLNIDDTADMQRPVHTALLGAGVPVVEHLTGLAALPDSDFRFFATPVKVRGMGTFPVRAFGLV from the coding sequence ATGCTGATTGACGTGAGCCACACGATCGAGAGCGGGATGATTACCTACAAGGGGCTGCCCGCCCCGCTCGTGTGCGACTTCCTCTCGCGCGAGGCGTCGCGGTCGGTCTACGCCCCCGGCACCGAGTTCCACATCGGCAAAATCGAGATGGTCTCGAACACCGGGACGTACCTCGACGCGCCGTTCCACCGGTTCGCGGACGGAGCGGACGTATCGCAACTGCCCTTGGACCGCGTCGCGCACATCCCCGGACTCGTGGTGCGTTTCGACCCGACCGCGGGCCGCGCGGTTACGCGCAAATTCTTCGCGGGGCTCGATGTTCGCGGGAAAGCGGTCCTCGTTCACACCGGCTGGGACGCACACTGGCGCACGGACCAATACTTCGAGGGCCACCCGTTCCTCACGGGAGAGGCGGCCGCGTACCTCGCCGAAGCGGGCGCCGCCCTGGTGGGTATCGATTCGCTCAACATTGATGACACCGCCGACATGCAGCGCCCGGTCCACACCGCGCTGCTCGGTGCGGGCGTGCCGGTCGTGGAGCACCTCACGGGGCTGGCCGCGCTGCCCGATTCGGACTTCCGATTCTTTGCGACGCCTGTCAAAGTGAGGGGCATGGGTACGTTCCCCGTGCGCGCGTTCGGGTTGGTGTAA
- a CDS encoding transposase: protein MRRGYSTITPAVVHALTRRTLERALGWTDYKRSVTRTQLLDLVLLIAGTTRTLFAVVTRYFGFSHETARQAMHANRGSRDQLTARLVDALHQVAGFTRRDRRRRWTCAIDVHYVPFYGDRSTPGIIGGPKKAGTSFFHAYATGVLIHKHRRYTVGLMSVTKGTKPHQQVQTLLDQVAARGLTVRGVVLDAGFDSGETLLLLQERNLSYTVPMRKKGTGTNRRNASYTQPHGTITTMEWVTEKSRKAVSTRVLVWQRKGESHARVYAFRGWGDATAVSEANRARLGRRRYRERFGIETSYRQKNQARGWTTSTNPEYRLLLEGVALLLRQVWVYLTLRIARARGLAPTAWVAQFPLAEMLDWLTQRIRSRYPRTRCITLPHNTLTTNATP from the coding sequence ATGCGACGTGGTTACTCTACGATCACCCCGGCGGTGGTCCACGCACTGACGCGCCGAACGTTGGAACGGGCCCTGGGTTGGACCGACTACAAGCGGTCGGTCACGCGCACCCAGTTGCTCGACCTGGTGCTGTTGATCGCGGGCACCACCCGCACGTTGTTCGCGGTAGTGACCCGGTACTTCGGGTTCTCCCACGAGACCGCGCGACAGGCGATGCACGCCAACCGGGGTTCCCGGGACCAACTCACGGCCCGGTTGGTGGATGCCCTTCACCAGGTGGCGGGGTTCACGCGCCGGGACCGGAGGCGCCGGTGGACGTGTGCCATCGATGTGCATTACGTCCCCTTTTATGGGGATCGCAGCACCCCGGGGATCATCGGCGGACCCAAGAAGGCCGGGACCTCGTTCTTTCACGCGTACGCCACCGGGGTACTGATTCACAAGCACCGGCGGTACACCGTGGGGCTGATGAGCGTGACGAAAGGAACCAAGCCGCACCAGCAGGTGCAGACCCTTCTGGACCAGGTGGCGGCCCGCGGGCTCACGGTCCGCGGGGTGGTTCTGGACGCCGGGTTCGACAGCGGGGAGACCCTGTTGCTGTTGCAGGAACGGAACCTGAGCTACACGGTCCCGATGCGCAAGAAGGGCACCGGTACCAACCGCCGCAACGCCAGCTACACCCAACCCCACGGCACCATCACCACCATGGAGTGGGTCACCGAGAAGAGCCGCAAGGCGGTATCGACTCGGGTGCTCGTGTGGCAACGGAAGGGCGAATCGCACGCCCGGGTGTACGCGTTCCGCGGGTGGGGCGATGCGACCGCCGTGTCGGAGGCGAACCGGGCTCGGTTGGGGCGCCGGCGGTACCGAGAGCGGTTCGGGATCGAGACCAGCTATCGGCAGAAGAACCAGGCCCGCGGGTGGACCACCAGCACCAACCCCGAGTACCGGTTGCTGCTCGAGGGCGTGGCCCTGCTGTTGCGCCAGGTGTGGGTGTACCTGACGCTCCGGATCGCTCGGGCACGCGGGCTCGCGCCGACCGCCTGGGTCGCCCAGTTCCCGTTGGCCGAGATGCTCGACTGGCTCACGCAACGGATCCGCTCACGATACCCACGCACACGATGTATTACCCTGCCACACAATACACTTACAACCAACGCAACGCCTTGA
- a CDS encoding ThuA domain-containing protein — protein sequence MLYLRLAFVLLCTLTGRAVTHAVEPWADDKLPVTDGIALWLDAGRIDAARKANNEKPPAGGKLATWFDGSGRGRNLKQPAATAQPKIVKVGDTSIVRFDGETNHLRFTGGKDDAKAFTAFVVVAPRTNPGAFRGFFALNAPNGRDYESGFTIDMGPNFTPRFTDLNVEGRGFGGWQNLLKPGGDFGKLYQLEVRGNAEAKSIRLFTDGVASGERPWAPAALSLAEITVGARFYTNGPGAHEVRGPARCDIAEVLFYDRALTDDEAKKVRAYLTAKHANLKQNLPPEPPAAGERLVPVTDPPPVQVFVPGFTVKQLPVDLTNVNNVKYRADGALVALCYNGDIWVLKDTDGDGVEDKAELFWENKGRLRAPIGMDLTPPGYKHGAGVFVACKGKVTLIVDTDNDGKADKEIIVADGWKEIANNVDALGVALDPKDGAVYYGRGAFSYTDAYRVDKDSKSQYSLKDEEGTIIRVAPDFKTREIVATGIRFPVGLRFNKAGDLFCTDQEGATWLPNGNPLDELLHIQRDDRRGAGGEPAGGASPKKVRHYGFPPRHPKHLPDVIDEPSTFDYGPQHQSTCGFCFNEPVKDGGHLPTVPAGTGSSVARDGQTFGPKSWAGDAIVTGESRGKLYRTQLVKTDAGYVAKNHLFACLNMLTIDCCIAPDGSLVVACHSGGPDWGSGPTGKGKLYKISYTDKEHPQPVLVYPAGPREVRVEFDRPVDPQLLRDVLAQTKLTAGKFVRAGDRFETLWPGYAVVQAEKLAPRFNVPVHSAQLTPDRRTLVLATDPLHGAGHYALTLPGMGRPAKDKTPKGALTQHPQIDLDFDLSGCEATWFDENGKAVRTGWLPTLDLSLAQKLTAGSAAHAALWEEMKKGGYLVLKGQLNLIDMLRPAVQPGSKIDYQFPKEQITVKHGKSLITEAKEGGLWPERLVVRVTPGAGDWRSASVTWFTAEDKSPRPFPLRRALVPWADTKAEIGKPIELARPKELDGGSWARGRKVFFSEQAACFKCHSVHSQGGSIGPDLTNLIHRDYGSVVRDITQPSFAINPDFLASVVTLKDDRVLTGVIRTVGDKLHIGDNKGTTTIVDRTDVESIKASPLSVMPDDLLKKLPPDQARDLLTFLLTPAPRMPDDYVGPETRPKPRTLAEVNAALAGAPNPPEKTRPIRVVLVAGPKDHGKGEHDYPAWQKAWAELLAADDKVEVVTAMEWPAKEEFQKADAMVFFQRGDWDAKRAAEIDAFLERGGGLTYLHWAVDGQKDSPGFAKRIGLTWGNGSKFRHGPVDLDFKDAKHPIARNFDKLKLVDESYWQLTGDLPKERVLGWANEDAKPQPLFWSVERGKGRVFVSIPGHYSWTFDDPLFRVLLLRGIAWTAKEPVDRFNDLVLPGADVAK from the coding sequence ATGCTCTACCTCCGACTCGCATTCGTCCTTCTTTGCACACTCACCGGGCGGGCCGTTACGCACGCGGTCGAGCCGTGGGCCGATGACAAGCTCCCCGTTACGGACGGTATCGCGCTGTGGTTGGACGCGGGCCGCATCGACGCCGCGCGCAAGGCCAACAACGAGAAGCCCCCGGCGGGTGGGAAGCTCGCGACGTGGTTCGACGGGTCCGGGAGGGGTCGGAATCTGAAGCAACCGGCCGCGACCGCGCAGCCGAAGATTGTGAAGGTCGGCGACACGAGCATCGTGCGATTCGACGGCGAAACCAATCACCTCCGGTTCACGGGCGGTAAAGACGACGCGAAGGCGTTCACGGCCTTCGTTGTGGTCGCACCGCGAACTAATCCCGGCGCGTTCCGCGGGTTCTTCGCGCTCAACGCCCCCAACGGGCGCGACTACGAAAGCGGCTTCACCATCGACATGGGACCGAACTTCACGCCGCGTTTCACCGATCTCAATGTTGAGGGCCGGGGGTTCGGCGGATGGCAGAACCTGCTCAAGCCCGGTGGTGACTTCGGGAAGCTCTACCAACTCGAAGTGCGCGGGAACGCCGAAGCCAAGTCGATTCGATTGTTCACGGACGGCGTCGCGAGCGGCGAGCGCCCCTGGGCGCCCGCCGCACTGAGCCTGGCAGAGATTACCGTCGGCGCGCGGTTCTACACCAACGGCCCCGGTGCGCACGAGGTACGCGGCCCGGCCCGGTGCGACATCGCGGAGGTGCTGTTCTACGACCGCGCGCTCACCGACGACGAAGCCAAGAAGGTGCGCGCGTACCTCACCGCGAAACACGCTAACTTGAAGCAGAACCTCCCGCCCGAACCCCCGGCCGCGGGCGAGCGCCTCGTGCCGGTTACAGACCCGCCCCCGGTGCAGGTGTTCGTGCCGGGATTCACGGTGAAGCAACTCCCCGTCGATCTCACGAACGTGAATAACGTGAAGTACCGCGCGGACGGGGCGCTCGTAGCACTGTGCTACAACGGCGACATCTGGGTGCTGAAGGACACCGACGGCGACGGCGTCGAGGATAAGGCCGAACTGTTTTGGGAGAACAAGGGGCGGCTCCGGGCGCCGATCGGAATGGACCTCACGCCGCCGGGGTACAAGCACGGTGCCGGGGTGTTCGTCGCGTGCAAGGGGAAGGTGACGCTCATCGTCGATACCGACAACGACGGCAAAGCCGATAAGGAGATCATCGTCGCGGACGGGTGGAAGGAGATCGCGAACAACGTGGACGCGCTCGGCGTCGCGCTCGACCCGAAGGACGGGGCCGTGTACTACGGGCGCGGGGCGTTCAGTTACACCGATGCGTACCGCGTCGACAAGGACAGCAAATCGCAATACTCGCTCAAAGACGAAGAAGGAACGATCATCCGCGTCGCCCCCGACTTCAAGACGCGCGAAATCGTCGCGACCGGCATCCGGTTTCCTGTGGGGCTGCGATTCAACAAGGCCGGCGATCTGTTCTGCACGGACCAAGAGGGCGCGACGTGGCTCCCTAACGGCAACCCGCTCGACGAGCTACTGCACATCCAGCGAGACGACAGGAGGGGGGCGGGGGGGGAACCCGCGGGGGGGGCCTCCCCAAAAAAGGTGAGGCACTACGGGTTCCCGCCGCGGCACCCGAAGCACCTGCCGGACGTGATCGATGAACCGAGCACGTTCGATTACGGCCCGCAGCACCAGTCGACGTGCGGGTTCTGTTTTAACGAACCGGTGAAAGACGGCGGCCACCTCCCGACCGTCCCTGCCGGAACAGGAAGTTCCGTTGCGCGGGACGGTCAAACGTTTGGTCCGAAGAGTTGGGCGGGCGATGCGATCGTAACGGGCGAGTCGCGCGGCAAACTGTACCGCACGCAGTTGGTGAAAACGGACGCGGGCTACGTGGCGAAGAATCACCTCTTCGCGTGCCTGAACATGCTCACCATCGATTGCTGCATCGCGCCGGACGGTTCGCTCGTGGTCGCGTGTCACAGCGGTGGCCCGGATTGGGGCAGCGGGCCAACGGGGAAGGGCAAGCTCTACAAGATCAGTTACACCGACAAAGAACACCCGCAACCGGTGTTGGTGTACCCCGCGGGGCCGCGCGAGGTCCGCGTCGAGTTCGATCGGCCGGTCGATCCGCAGTTGCTCCGTGACGTGTTGGCGCAAACGAAGCTCACCGCGGGGAAGTTCGTTCGCGCCGGCGACCGCTTTGAAACACTCTGGCCGGGGTACGCGGTCGTTCAGGCCGAGAAACTCGCCCCGCGCTTCAATGTACCGGTTCATTCGGCGCAACTCACCCCCGACCGCCGAACGCTCGTGCTGGCCACGGACCCGCTTCACGGTGCCGGGCACTACGCGCTCACGCTTCCTGGCATGGGGCGGCCCGCAAAGGACAAGACGCCGAAGGGCGCTCTCACGCAGCACCCTCAGATCGATCTCGACTTCGATTTGAGCGGTTGTGAGGCAACATGGTTCGACGAAAATGGCAAAGCGGTGCGGACCGGTTGGTTGCCGACCCTGGACTTATCGCTCGCTCAGAAACTGACCGCCGGGAGCGCCGCTCACGCCGCTCTCTGGGAAGAAATGAAGAAGGGCGGGTATCTGGTACTGAAGGGACAACTGAACCTGATTGATATGCTCCGCCCGGCCGTTCAACCGGGATCGAAAATCGATTACCAGTTCCCGAAGGAACAGATCACGGTTAAGCACGGAAAATCTCTTATTACGGAAGCAAAGGAAGGGGGGCTGTGGCCCGAGCGTCTCGTGGTGCGGGTGACACCCGGCGCGGGCGATTGGCGCTCCGCTTCTGTGACGTGGTTCACCGCAGAAGATAAGAGCCCGCGCCCGTTCCCGCTCCGCCGCGCGCTCGTTCCGTGGGCGGATACGAAGGCCGAAATCGGGAAGCCGATCGAACTCGCGCGCCCGAAGGAACTCGATGGCGGGAGCTGGGCGCGCGGGCGCAAGGTGTTCTTCAGCGAGCAAGCGGCGTGCTTCAAGTGCCACAGCGTCCATTCACAGGGTGGCAGCATCGGTCCCGATCTCACGAACCTCATCCATCGCGATTACGGTTCCGTGGTGCGCGACATCACGCAACCGAGTTTCGCCATTAACCCCGATTTCCTCGCGTCCGTGGTCACATTGAAAGATGATCGCGTACTCACGGGGGTGATCCGCACGGTCGGCGACAAGCTCCATATCGGCGACAATAAGGGGACGACCACGATCGTCGATCGCACCGACGTGGAGTCGATCAAGGCGTCACCGCTATCGGTCATGCCGGACGACTTGCTGAAGAAGCTCCCGCCCGATCAGGCCCGCGATTTACTCACGTTCCTGCTCACTCCCGCGCCACGAATGCCGGACGATTACGTCGGCCCCGAGACGCGCCCCAAGCCGCGCACGCTCGCGGAGGTGAATGCAGCGCTCGCGGGGGCGCCCAACCCGCCCGAGAAAACGCGCCCCATTCGCGTCGTGCTGGTGGCAGGGCCAAAAGACCACGGGAAGGGCGAGCACGACTATCCCGCGTGGCAGAAGGCGTGGGCCGAGTTGCTCGCGGCCGACGACAAGGTCGAAGTCGTGACCGCAATGGAGTGGCCCGCGAAGGAGGAGTTCCAGAAGGCCGACGCGATGGTCTTCTTCCAGCGGGGCGACTGGGACGCGAAACGCGCCGCCGAGATCGATGCGTTCCTCGAGCGCGGCGGCGGTCTGACGTACCTCCACTGGGCAGTGGACGGGCAGAAGGATTCGCCCGGCTTCGCGAAGCGCATCGGGCTGACGTGGGGTAACGGCTCCAAGTTCCGCCACGGTCCGGTGGACCTCGACTTCAAGGACGCAAAACATCCGATCGCGCGCAACTTCGACAAACTGAAGTTGGTGGACGAGAGCTACTGGCAACTGACCGGCGACTTACCGAAGGAGCGCGTCCTTGGGTGGGCCAACGAGGACGCGAAACCGCAACCGCTGTTCTGGTCGGTGGAGCGCGGAAAGGGGCGCGTGTTCGTATCGATCCCCGGCCACTACTCCTGGACGTTCGACGACCCACTCTTCCGCGTGCTGCTCCTGCGAGGCATCGCGTGGACCGCGAAGGAACCAGTGGACCGGTTCAACGATCTCGTGCTACCGGGTGCGGACGTGGCGAAGTGA
- a CDS encoding superoxide dismutase has protein sequence MAHTLPALPYAFDALEPHIDAKTMEIHSQKHHKAYVDNLNKALEAAPDLANQDIVTLLRGIGSVPAGIKQAVINNGGGHHNHTLFWEIMGAGAGGEPTGQIADAIKEGFGDFTKFKDTVKNNGLTQFGSGWSWVVYNPTSGKLEALKKPNQDSPLMEGLVPVLGVDVWEHAYYLKYQNLRAAYIDAWWNVVNWKAVEAKYAAAKAGK, from the coding sequence ATGGCACATACCCTCCCCGCGCTGCCGTATGCGTTCGACGCACTCGAACCGCACATCGACGCCAAGACGATGGAGATCCACAGCCAGAAGCACCACAAGGCTTACGTCGACAACCTGAACAAGGCGCTCGAAGCGGCCCCGGACCTCGCGAACCAGGACATCGTGACCCTGCTCCGCGGGATCGGGAGCGTGCCGGCCGGGATCAAGCAGGCCGTCATCAACAACGGTGGCGGGCACCACAACCACACGCTGTTCTGGGAGATCATGGGCGCGGGCGCCGGCGGCGAACCGACCGGCCAAATCGCGGACGCGATCAAGGAAGGGTTCGGCGACTTCACCAAGTTCAAGGACACGGTGAAGAACAACGGCCTCACGCAGTTCGGCAGCGGGTGGAGCTGGGTCGTGTACAACCCGACCTCCGGCAAGCTCGAAGCGCTCAAGAAGCCGAACCAGGACAGCCCGCTGATGGAGGGTTTGGTGCCGGTCCTCGGCGTGGACGTGTGGGAACACGCCTACTACCTGAAGTACCAGAACCTCCGCGCCGCGTACATCGATGCGTGGTGGAACGTGGTGAACTGGAAGGCGGTCGAGGCCAAATACGCAGCCGCCAAAGCCGGGAAGTAA
- a CDS encoding protein kinase domain-containing protein yields the protein MTNASDFDGDGRGSTQSSVPTVPGFVPRFAPGAAELMPRGAFPEYEFLRELGRGGMGIVYLARNRALDRLEAIKVVSGPWSEDQFRQEVRAAARLNHPNVVTVYTALSGGPLAFAMEFVEGENLARLVKSRGPLSPARACSCARQAALGLQHAHERGMTHRDVKPQNLMVFRANGRDVLKVLDFGLAKLAEPDLDSVAVLGPILGTPGYASPEQVRNADAADVRSDVYSLGVTLRFLLTGEQPGEDDPSESDALQASWPDGLAAVLAKMTARAPGDRYQTAAEVASALEPFTVPPQEPPTPARPKRRWRAVGAGGALLAIALGVTAIALSGGAPAVPPIGGPTPTALQPVETGFVPLFNGTDLSGWVVDGGDADQWRVEEGALATTGRKNGPQTWLLSQHPYGDMRLRFEYQLEAGGNSGFAFRAVPGERPILAPGGRPTPTAYHQQVELSDDADKEWQWLPTGQVAGGSGPTAPVLKPTSPAKLRLPGEWNAVEIEMVGQALKVTLNGSVIQTADLDRLIAQGSRFPALKRKQGRIGFQQCRYTARFRNIEVLELPK from the coding sequence ATGACGAACGCATCCGACTTCGACGGTGACGGCCGCGGGTCGACTCAGTCTTCGGTTCCGACCGTGCCGGGATTCGTCCCGAGGTTCGCGCCCGGCGCGGCCGAACTGATGCCGCGCGGGGCGTTCCCGGAGTACGAGTTCCTGCGCGAGTTGGGCCGCGGGGGGATGGGGATCGTGTACCTGGCCCGGAACCGCGCTCTCGATCGCCTCGAAGCGATCAAGGTCGTGAGCGGCCCGTGGTCCGAGGACCAGTTCCGACAAGAGGTCCGGGCCGCGGCGCGGCTCAACCACCCGAACGTGGTCACCGTTTACACCGCCCTTTCGGGCGGCCCCCTGGCGTTCGCGATGGAGTTCGTCGAGGGCGAGAACCTGGCGCGCCTGGTGAAATCGCGCGGGCCGCTCTCGCCGGCGCGCGCGTGCTCCTGCGCGCGGCAGGCGGCTCTGGGGCTCCAGCACGCCCACGAGCGCGGGATGACGCACCGGGACGTGAAACCACAGAACCTGATGGTGTTCCGGGCGAACGGGCGGGACGTGCTCAAGGTTCTGGACTTCGGACTGGCCAAGCTCGCGGAGCCGGACCTCGACTCGGTCGCCGTGCTGGGGCCGATACTCGGAACCCCCGGGTACGCTTCCCCGGAACAGGTCCGGAACGCGGACGCCGCGGACGTTCGGTCGGACGTTTACAGCCTCGGGGTCACGCTGCGCTTCCTGCTGACGGGGGAGCAACCGGGCGAGGACGATCCGTCGGAGTCAGACGCGCTCCAGGCGTCCTGGCCCGACGGACTCGCCGCGGTTCTCGCAAAGATGACGGCCCGTGCCCCCGGTGATCGGTACCAAACGGCGGCCGAGGTCGCGTCGGCACTGGAGCCGTTCACCGTGCCCCCACAAGAACCCCCGACGCCCGCGCGACCGAAACGCCGGTGGCGCGCGGTCGGTGCGGGTGGTGCGCTTCTGGCGATTGCCCTCGGTGTCACGGCGATCGCTCTTTCCGGTGGGGCGCCTGCAGTGCCCCCGATCGGTGGCCCCACTCCCACCGCGCTTCAACCCGTCGAAACCGGATTCGTTCCCCTTTTTAACGGCACCGATCTATCCGGTTGGGTTGTGGACGGCGGCGACGCCGATCAGTGGCGCGTCGAAGAGGGCGCGCTCGCCACGACCGGGCGCAAGAACGGACCGCAGACGTGGCTCCTGAGTCAGCACCCTTACGGCGACATGCGGTTGCGCTTCGAGTACCAGCTCGAGGCGGGCGGGAACTCCGGGTTCGCGTTCCGCGCGGTGCCGGGGGAGCGCCCGATTTTGGCCCCCGGTGGGCGCCCGACGCCGACCGCGTACCACCAACAGGTGGAACTCTCCGACGACGCGGATAAGGAGTGGCAGTGGCTCCCCACCGGGCAGGTGGCCGGTGGGAGCGGACCAACCGCCCCCGTGCTGAAGCCCACGAGCCCGGCCAAGCTCCGACTGCCGGGCGAGTGGAACGCGGTCGAGATCGAGATGGTGGGGCAGGCGCTCAAGGTGACACTGAACGGGAGCGTAATTCAGACGGCCGATCTGGACCGACTCATCGCGCAGGGGAGCCGGTTCCCCGCCCTCAAGCGCAAACAGGGGCGGATCGGGTTCCAACAGTGCCGGTACACCGCGCGGTTCCGCAATATCGAGGTCCTCGAACTTCCCAAGTGA
- a CDS encoding TIGR02996 domain-containing protein, which produces MSLSDRESLLAAIIADPEEDTPRLMFADWLKENGDPDRGEFIRLQVEAAHAEPFSPCARESEAAAQKLLDRFREEWTQPVAERIIGYRFARGFIEHVGVNAATFARDASALFAAAPIRSLLVERFTFTMAPVSLAALFNSPQLTRVKRLDFSKLRRDPDYFDQLAACSHLGQLTDLNLRDLPVPIPWLRALLAGPALPSLIGLDLTDDTNLFEVLTEALPRADHRRLTRIDLSFIRFSSDQIQKTLASRCLRTVEELRFAWRSKPNGPGPLTHLNLGWTIPLDHLRVLDLDGQGVSDPGVGEIIAGTSRRPVPSPLRWLGLANNSLTASAVHALVDSDPARLKLYHLDLRNNGLSASHRVALKGRFPEAEVLV; this is translated from the coding sequence ATGTCCCTGAGCGACCGCGAATCGCTGCTCGCCGCCATTATCGCGGACCCGGAAGAGGACACTCCGCGCCTCATGTTCGCGGACTGGCTGAAGGAGAACGGCGACCCGGACCGCGGTGAGTTCATTCGCTTGCAAGTGGAAGCGGCGCACGCGGAACCGTTTAGCCCCTGCGCTCGGGAGTCGGAGGCCGCGGCCCAGAAGCTACTGGACCGGTTCCGAGAAGAATGGACCCAGCCCGTAGCGGAACGCATCATCGGGTACAGGTTCGCGCGGGGGTTTATTGAGCACGTGGGCGTGAACGCGGCGACGTTCGCACGCGACGCTTCGGCGCTGTTCGCGGCCGCCCCGATTCGCTCGCTTCTCGTGGAACGGTTCACGTTCACGATGGCTCCCGTTTCGCTCGCAGCGCTCTTCAACTCCCCTCAACTAACGCGAGTGAAGCGGCTCGATTTCAGCAAACTAAGGCGGGACCCAGATTATTTCGATCAACTCGCCGCGTGCTCGCACTTGGGGCAACTGACGGATCTGAACTTACGGGATCTTCCGGTGCCGATCCCCTGGCTTCGGGCGCTTCTCGCCGGCCCCGCGCTGCCGTCACTTATCGGGCTCGATCTGACCGACGACACAAACCTTTTCGAAGTCTTGACCGAGGCACTTCCCCGTGCCGATCACCGACGGCTTACTCGGATCGATTTGAGCTTTATCAGATTCTCTTCAGATCAGATCCAGAAGACCCTTGCGAGTCGGTGCCTGCGCACGGTGGAGGAACTGCGGTTCGCGTGGCGCTCCAAGCCGAACGGACCGGGACCGCTCACGCACTTGAATTTGGGCTGGACCATTCCGCTCGACCACCTTCGGGTGCTCGATCTGGACGGGCAAGGTGTGAGCGACCCCGGCGTGGGCGAGATCATCGCTGGAACGAGTCGGCGCCCGGTCCCGTCGCCGTTACGGTGGTTGGGATTGGCAAACAACAGCCTCACGGCGAGCGCGGTTCACGCGCTGGTCGACTCCGACCCGGCGCGACTGAAACTGTACCACCTCGATCTGCGGAACAACGGCCTGAGTGCTTCGCACCGCGTCGCGCTGAAGGGGCGGTTTCCAGAGGCAGAAGTGCTTGTGTAG
- a CDS encoding PEP-CTERM sorting domain-containing protein, giving the protein MIRRTWITRLFTAAVAIVVSAGTTNAGLLPVSVTVQPEAGNFRWTYSVVLPTDMKLQAGNYFTIYDFAGYQAGSAAVTSTSPDASFAQYWTLSTSNLGPTPDRLNPQDDPNIANLTFTYNGPTIPAGQLTLGNFSATSLYGETAQSFFTATNPQAISGNVDSNITSTLVPQGDGGPVVGTPEPTTLVLAGLGLPLIGLGRVLRRKTIAAA; this is encoded by the coding sequence ATGATTCGTCGAACCTGGATCACCCGCCTGTTCACCGCGGCCGTCGCGATCGTGGTCAGCGCCGGGACCACCAACGCCGGGCTGTTGCCCGTCTCGGTCACCGTTCAGCCAGAAGCCGGAAACTTCCGCTGGACGTACTCGGTGGTGCTGCCGACCGACATGAAGTTGCAGGCCGGCAACTACTTCACCATCTACGACTTCGCCGGTTACCAGGCCGGGTCCGCCGCGGTGACGTCCACTTCGCCGGATGCCAGCTTCGCGCAGTACTGGACGCTCAGCACCTCGAACCTCGGGCCGACCCCGGACCGCCTGAACCCGCAGGACGACCCGAACATCGCGAACCTGACGTTCACCTACAACGGGCCGACCATCCCGGCCGGCCAGTTGACGCTGGGGAACTTCTCCGCGACCTCGCTGTACGGGGAAACGGCGCAGAGCTTCTTCACCGCCACCAACCCGCAGGCCATCAGCGGGAACGTCGACAGCAACATCACCTCGACGCTGGTGCCGCAAGGCGACGGCGGCCCCGTGGTCGGCACCCCGGAACCGACCACCCTGGTGCTCGCGGGCCTCGGCCTGCCGCTGATCGGCCTCGGGCGCGTCCTGCGCCGTAAGACCATCGCCGCTGCCTAA